Proteins encoded by one window of Salvia splendens isolate huo1 chromosome 5, SspV2, whole genome shotgun sequence:
- the LOC121803990 gene encoding coiled-coil domain-containing protein 96-like → MTDDEFQAILDGVNQREDDTATMVEDLNLTSRAVGEDEEGRAGEKEPESVNPQTEAGKSDVHVEAEETEARPEVPNLVAPPVTKPKVVKRKLVLKGEPESSRPMPQRSVGLEEQRIDNACTRGETDPTTQDPLSTQAEKEPEEEKDEDDREEARYQVERKRKGKGPVKKKPSSKRQHTFNTGVVITEATQRTPPNRRESSDNDYTASDESESDSDTSIEDEEYKEQQLPGDHRELLHPPAERLRFRRWAVELTDELVEEMKLFDSKKLQDAFGTKDDKSKQVKCGKGIPRFYAMGEEAIPAGRATAAQGTPAQEQRQERLEKTVAELADDNRKARAELSRLATVVEGILKELATGKLVV, encoded by the exons ATGACGGATGACGAATTTCAGGCGATTTTGGATGGAGTAAACCAGAGGGAAGATGATACTGCCACGATGGTTGAGGATCTGAACCTCACATCTAGGGCAGtaggagaagatgaagaaggcaGGGCAGGAGAGAAAGAGCCAGAGTCAGTGAACCCCCAGACAGAGGCGGGGAAGAGTGATGTACATGTGGAAGCAGAAGAAACAGAAGCGAGACCAGAAGTACCCAACCTAGTGGCACCTCCGGTGACGAAACCGAAGGtcgtcaagaggaagttggtgttgaagggcgaaCCTGAGTCTAGTCGGCCAATGCCGCAAAGG TCAGTAGGCCTCGAGGAGCAGAGAATTGACAATGCCTGTACCAGGGGAGAGACCGACCCTACTACCCAGGATCCACTTtcgacacaagctgagaaggaacccgaagaagagaaagacgagGATGACAGAGAGGAAGCCAGATATCAAGTAGAAAGGAAACGGAAAGGGAAAGGCCCTGTCAAGAAGAAGCCCAGCAGCAAGAGGCAGCACACATTCAATACTGGCGTAGTCATAACTGAAGCCACTCAGAGAACCCCACCAAACCGCAGAGAGTCGAGCGATAACGATTACACTGCCAGCGATGAATCCGAATCAGATAGCGATACGTCCATagaggatgaggagtacaaggagcaacaACTCCCAGGCGATCATCGGGAGCTATTACATCCTCCTGCGGAGAGACTCCGATTCAGGAGATGGGCAGTGGAGCTCACGGACGAGTTAGTGGAGGAGATGAAACTTTTCGACTCCAAAAAGCTCCAAGATGCTTTCGGCACCAAGGATGACAAGAGCAAACAGGTTAAATGTGGAAAG ggcatACCACgtttctacgcgatgggagaagaagctataccagCCGGGAGAGCGACGGCAGCCCAGGGAACACCAGCGCAGGAGCAGAGGCAGGAGAGGTTGGAAAAAACAGTGGCTGAGTTAGCCGATGATAATAGGAAAGCAAGAGCGGAGTTAAGCCGTTTGGCAACTGTGGTGGAAGGAATCCTGAAAGAACTGGCTACCGGGAAGTTG GTAGTATAA